In one Bacillus thuringiensis genomic region, the following are encoded:
- a CDS encoding MDR family MFS transporter, with protein sequence MNMTTKSPVSGKVDTSNMKHTPILIALLLGAMVALLNETLLGNALTVLMKEFGVTASTIQWLSTAYMLVVGVLVPITALLQQWLTTRQMFLIAMVTFLAGTLIAGFAPTFSVLLVGRIVQAVATGLITPLLMNTILIICPPEKRGATMGLIALVMMAAPAIGPTLSGVILDSLNWRWLFYIVIPVVIISIIIGMKYIQNVSELTRPKVDYPSILLSTLGFGGLVYSFSASGDLGWSDAKVYGTLLVGLISLCIFVVRQLKIENPILELRAFKFPMFALSVGLIVIVMMSLFSTMTLLPMFLQTVLLVTAFKSGIIMLPGSMISAIMGPIAGKLFDKFSPKVIIVPGIVLVGIAMFLFKGITPDTSMLQIIIMHSVLMVGLMFVMTAQTYGLNQLTPDLYPHGTALFNTLQQVAGAIGTAIFISKMSSGTTSYMESSANPLDPVEKLNGLTSGFQGAFALGLIFIVVAFIVSLFLKEEKEGVAAARVLQNEN encoded by the coding sequence AAGTGGCAAAGTTGATACTTCTAATATGAAACATACCCCCATTTTAATTGCATTACTTTTAGGGGCAATGGTTGCGTTATTAAACGAAACGTTACTTGGTAATGCGTTAACCGTATTAATGAAAGAATTTGGTGTAACAGCTTCAACAATTCAATGGCTTTCTACAGCTTACATGTTAGTAGTTGGTGTTTTAGTCCCAATTACAGCGTTACTTCAACAATGGCTCACAACGAGGCAAATGTTTTTAATCGCTATGGTAACGTTTTTAGCTGGTACATTAATTGCGGGATTTGCGCCGACATTTTCCGTTTTATTAGTCGGCCGTATCGTCCAAGCTGTAGCGACGGGATTAATTACACCGTTATTAATGAATACGATTTTAATTATTTGTCCGCCTGAAAAACGTGGTGCAACAATGGGATTAATCGCACTTGTAATGATGGCAGCTCCAGCAATTGGTCCTACATTATCCGGAGTAATCCTAGACTCACTAAATTGGCGCTGGTTATTCTATATTGTTATTCCTGTCGTGATCATTTCAATAATAATTGGGATGAAGTACATTCAAAATGTTTCAGAGTTAACAAGACCAAAAGTAGATTACCCATCTATCCTTTTATCGACATTAGGATTTGGCGGACTTGTGTATAGCTTTAGTGCATCAGGTGACTTAGGATGGTCCGATGCAAAAGTGTATGGCACTTTACTTGTTGGGCTTATCTCATTATGTATTTTTGTCGTTCGACAATTAAAAATTGAGAATCCAATTTTAGAATTACGCGCATTTAAATTTCCGATGTTTGCATTATCAGTTGGATTAATCGTCATTGTGATGATGTCGTTATTTTCAACGATGACTTTATTACCGATGTTCTTGCAAACAGTTTTACTCGTTACAGCTTTTAAATCAGGAATTATCATGCTTCCGGGAAGTATGATTAGCGCTATAATGGGACCAATTGCAGGTAAACTATTTGATAAATTTAGTCCGAAAGTTATTATCGTTCCCGGCATTGTGTTAGTAGGGATTGCAATGTTCTTATTTAAAGGCATTACACCTGACACATCAATGTTACAAATTATTATTATGCACAGCGTATTAATGGTTGGACTCATGTTTGTCATGACAGCACAAACATACGGTTTAAATCAATTAACACCAGATCTATATCCGCACGGAACAGCACTGTTTAATACGCTGCAGCAAGTAGCTGGCGCCATTGGTACGGCTATCTTTATTTCGAAAATGTCTTCAGGAACAACTAGTTATATGGAAAGCTCCGCAAATCCACTGGATCCAGTAGAGAAGTTAAACGGTTTAACATCAGGGTTCCAAGGGGCATTTGCACTTGGGTTAATCTTTATTGTTGTTGCTTTTATCGTATCATTGTTTTTAAAAGAAGAGAAAGAGGGAGTAGCGGCAGCGAGGGTTTTACAGAACGAGAATTAA